One genomic region from Nocardia vinacea encodes:
- a CDS encoding TetR/AcrR family transcriptional regulator, which yields MASPHRSTPARRRVGRPSGPTEHGAASRERILDAAATVFAQLGYDRARMADVVETSGMTKGSVYFHFENKEALAVAVLTEKHAEWLARVQARLAAATPGSGRLEALLPAMLELHRDDPDAWVISRLTQNLAEVPATCALAAELTRRWIDTVAGLIRDGQNLGGVAGGIDPELLATVLVGAFDGLKTTIETISEDPDTADTRLAAGGTLLLTMMRSVLLPADHS from the coding sequence ATGGCAAGCCCCCACCGCAGCACGCCGGCCCGGCGACGCGTCGGACGCCCGTCAGGCCCGACAGAGCACGGCGCCGCGTCCCGAGAGCGGATCCTCGATGCGGCCGCCACCGTCTTCGCGCAACTCGGATACGACCGCGCCCGCATGGCCGACGTCGTCGAGACCAGCGGAATGACCAAGGGCTCGGTCTACTTTCACTTCGAGAACAAGGAAGCCCTCGCCGTCGCCGTCCTCACCGAGAAGCACGCGGAATGGCTCGCCCGCGTACAAGCCCGCCTCGCGGCCGCCACCCCCGGCAGCGGGCGCCTGGAGGCCCTGCTGCCCGCCATGCTGGAACTACACCGCGACGACCCGGACGCCTGGGTCATCTCGCGCCTCACCCAGAACCTCGCCGAGGTGCCCGCGACCTGCGCCCTCGCCGCGGAACTGACCCGCCGTTGGATCGACACCGTCGCCGGCCTCATCCGGGACGGCCAGAACCTCGGCGGCGTCGCCGGCGGAATCGACCCGGAACTGCTGGCCACCGTCCTGGTCGGCGCCTTCGACGGCCTGAAGACCACCATCGAGACGATCAGCGAGGATCCCGACACCGCCGACACCCGACTCGCGGCCGGCGGCACCCTCCTGCTGACGATGATGCGATCCGTCCTACTGCCCGCCGACCACAGTTAG
- a CDS encoding SDR family oxidoreductase, with product MAEYFERQTVLVTGASSGIGRAFAARIAAEGGDLILVARREAVLRAQAAELHAQFGTSVEVVAADLSVPGAALGVTDVLAGRGIVVDALVNNAGLGIHGDLAGAEPAAVSSQIAVNITALTELTAILLPGMIARGHGTVVNVASTAAFQPVPHMAVYAATKAYVLSFSRALWSETRGTGVRVLAVSPGATDTAFFDVAGEAASVGNRRSPEQVVAATVRALRSDRPDIVDGAANALLARIAGRIPAKVAIGLAERSVRPEPAVAQKN from the coding sequence ATGGCCGAATATTTCGAGCGACAGACAGTGCTGGTGACCGGGGCGTCGTCGGGGATCGGGCGGGCGTTCGCCGCCCGGATCGCCGCGGAGGGTGGTGACCTGATCCTGGTCGCGCGTCGGGAGGCGGTCCTCCGCGCGCAGGCCGCCGAGCTGCACGCGCAGTTCGGTACGAGCGTGGAGGTGGTGGCGGCGGACCTGAGTGTCCCCGGCGCCGCGCTGGGGGTGACCGATGTGCTCGCCGGGCGCGGGATTGTCGTCGACGCGCTCGTCAACAACGCCGGGCTCGGCATCCACGGTGATCTCGCCGGTGCCGAGCCGGCCGCCGTGTCGAGCCAGATCGCGGTGAACATCACCGCCTTGACCGAGCTGACCGCGATCCTGTTGCCCGGCATGATCGCTCGCGGTCATGGCACGGTCGTCAACGTGGCCAGCACGGCCGCGTTCCAGCCGGTGCCGCACATGGCGGTGTACGCGGCGACCAAGGCGTACGTCCTGTCGTTCAGTCGCGCGCTGTGGTCCGAGACCCGGGGTACGGGGGTCCGGGTCCTGGCCGTGAGCCCGGGTGCGACCGATACCGCGTTTTTCGACGTCGCCGGCGAGGCCGCTTCGGTCGGCAACCGGCGCTCGCCCGAACAGGTCGTCGCGGCCACCGTGCGCGCACTCCGGTCCGATCGGCCCGACATCGTCGACGGTGCGGCGAACGCCCTCTTGGCGCGCATCGCCGGCCGGATCCCCGCCAAGGTCGCCATCGGTCTCGCCGAGCGGTCCGTCCGGCCGGAACCCGCTGTAGCCCAGAAGAATTGA
- a CDS encoding ester cyclase — translation MFIQQFAAAAAAAVGKHSVEDVVALWREPAAYDSPLTGPQQGLAALAARESALFAGFSDLTATITPLGQLGSVGAAFVRFDGTHDGHYAGLAPTGNTIALEMIAVVTFDDDGYVIGERVFLDTATVSAQLTERGSVATE, via the coding sequence ATGTTCATTCAGCAGTTCGCCGCCGCGGCCGCGGCCGCAGTCGGCAAGCACAGCGTCGAGGACGTCGTGGCCCTGTGGCGTGAACCCGCCGCCTACGACTCACCCCTGACCGGTCCACAGCAGGGACTCGCGGCGCTGGCCGCCCGGGAGTCCGCGCTGTTCGCCGGGTTCAGCGACCTCACAGCCACCATCACGCCTCTGGGGCAGCTGGGTTCCGTCGGTGCCGCGTTCGTCCGCTTCGACGGCACCCACGACGGGCACTACGCGGGCCTGGCGCCGACCGGCAACACCATCGCGCTCGAGATGATTGCCGTCGTGACCTTCGACGACGACGGCTACGTGATCGGCGAGCGGGTCTTCCTGGACACCGCCACCGTCTCGGCGCAACTGACCGAAAGGGGCAGTGTCGCAACCGAATGA
- a CDS encoding type VII secretion target produces MSETFKVDPAAVDTFAAALKTLAEANANVATYLDKWLVLDNTVWGDGGLIRIGLSAVAEAHNKLKPNYATLGTLSEAAATELTKVAQVYRTTDHARADELDRTYPTGSN; encoded by the coding sequence ATGTCGGAGACTTTCAAAGTCGATCCCGCCGCAGTGGACACGTTCGCCGCGGCTTTGAAGACGCTGGCCGAGGCCAATGCGAATGTCGCGACCTATCTGGACAAGTGGCTGGTCTTGGACAACACCGTGTGGGGCGACGGCGGGCTCATCCGTATCGGGCTGAGCGCCGTTGCCGAGGCGCACAACAAGCTGAAGCCCAATTACGCCACCCTCGGCACCCTCTCCGAGGCTGCGGCGACCGAATTGACCAAGGTCGCGCAGGTTTACCGGACTACCGACCACGCGCGCGCCGACGAGTTGGACCGCACGTACCCCACAGGCAGCAACTGA
- a CDS encoding helix-turn-helix domain-containing protein → MDNDTAPRVRADAARNAERIVRMARAVFAELGPDAPLEEIARRADVRIRTLYNHFPSKSDLVRAAIDQSITEELAPATERALAEDDPLAGLRNVMEAAMSLVAREFNTVTAARNAGILDAAAYTPFLDSLALLTRRAQDEGTLRADLVPDDLPRIMAMLTNTLWTMDPGTDGWRRYLTLLFEGLALTTANPLPPPAPLRTGARAANWSG, encoded by the coding sequence ATGGACAACGACACCGCGCCCCGAGTACGCGCCGACGCGGCACGCAACGCCGAGCGCATCGTGCGGATGGCGCGCGCGGTCTTCGCCGAGCTCGGCCCGGATGCGCCGCTCGAGGAGATCGCCCGCCGCGCCGACGTGCGGATCCGGACGCTCTACAACCATTTCCCCAGCAAGTCGGACCTGGTACGGGCAGCCATCGACCAGAGCATCACCGAAGAACTCGCTCCCGCCACCGAACGTGCACTCGCCGAAGACGATCCGCTGGCCGGCCTCCGCAACGTGATGGAAGCCGCGATGAGCCTGGTTGCACGCGAGTTCAACACCGTGACTGCCGCGCGCAACGCCGGCATCCTGGATGCGGCGGCCTACACCCCGTTCCTCGATTCGCTGGCCCTGCTCACCCGGCGCGCCCAGGACGAAGGCACGCTCCGCGCCGACCTCGTGCCCGACGACCTCCCCAGGATCATGGCCATGCTGACCAACACGCTATGGACAATGGACCCCGGCACCGATGGCTGGCGGCGTTACCTCACGCTCCTGTTCGAAGGCCTGGCACTCACCACCGCGAACCCCCTGCCTCCACCGGCACCCCTTCGCACGGGAGCCCGCGCCGCCAACTGGTCGGGCTGA
- a CDS encoding ferredoxin encodes MKVSVEADKCVAAGQCVLPAPEVFDQREEDGVVILLDETPAAERHDTVPRSGHAVSGRGHPSV; translated from the coding sequence ATGAAGGTGAGCGTCGAGGCCGACAAGTGCGTCGCGGCTGGTCAGTGCGTGTTGCCGGCGCCGGAAGTTTTCGACCAGCGCGAGGAGGATGGCGTGGTCATCCTGCTGGACGAGACGCCCGCGGCGGAGCGGCACGACACTGTCCCGCGAAGCGGCCATGCTGTGTCCGGCCGCGGTCATCCATCTGTCTGA
- a CDS encoding cytochrome P450 has translation MTSPELPVFPADRDARCPFDPAPEYQEWREGSGLRKVNWQGRVMWAVSRHEDVRVVTTDPRISARVAPQPGIAELNGGKLPKIFPRMDDPEHAVLRRMLTKDFTVKRVNALRPEIEKMANEFIDTMVAGGGPADLVPAYALPIPSLVICLLLGVPYADREFFQGTTAVTMRRNATVEEKQESLGKILGYLSELVARKETEPDDALIGRLVREYLPTGELARETIAMNSMILLSAGHETTSNMIALGTLALLQNPDTLARVRDTDDPKVVSGAVEELLRYLTIAHSLVVRVAKEDIEIGGTLVHAGEGLILNLPAANRDPAFLEDADTLDIDRSTRGHMAFGYGVHQCLGQTLARAELEIALPTLLRRLPNLRLAVPLEEIRFKGDMNVYGVHELPVEW, from the coding sequence ATGACCAGCCCTGAACTCCCGGTCTTCCCTGCCGACCGGGACGCCCGCTGCCCGTTCGATCCCGCTCCCGAGTACCAGGAATGGCGCGAGGGGAGCGGTCTGCGCAAAGTGAACTGGCAAGGCCGGGTGATGTGGGCGGTGAGCCGCCACGAGGATGTCAGGGTCGTGACGACCGACCCGCGGATCAGTGCGCGAGTCGCACCGCAGCCCGGCATTGCGGAACTCAACGGCGGCAAACTGCCCAAGATTTTTCCTCGGATGGATGACCCGGAGCATGCCGTGCTGCGGCGGATGCTGACCAAGGACTTCACCGTCAAGCGGGTCAACGCGCTGCGCCCGGAGATCGAGAAGATGGCCAACGAGTTCATCGACACGATGGTCGCGGGTGGCGGCCCGGCCGATCTGGTCCCCGCCTACGCGCTGCCCATCCCGTCCTTGGTGATCTGCCTACTGCTCGGCGTGCCCTACGCCGACCGCGAGTTCTTCCAAGGAACCACCGCCGTGACGATGCGCCGTAATGCCACCGTCGAAGAGAAGCAGGAGTCGCTCGGGAAAATCCTCGGCTACCTGTCCGAACTCGTGGCGCGCAAGGAAACCGAGCCGGATGACGCCTTGATCGGCCGACTGGTTCGGGAGTACCTCCCGACGGGGGAACTCGCCCGCGAGACCATCGCGATGAACAGCATGATCCTGCTCAGCGCCGGCCACGAGACGACCTCCAACATGATCGCTCTCGGCACCCTCGCGCTGCTGCAGAACCCGGATACCTTGGCTCGGGTCCGTGACACCGACGATCCCAAGGTGGTCTCGGGCGCGGTCGAGGAACTGTTGCGGTATCTCACGATCGCGCACAGCCTCGTAGTGCGGGTGGCCAAGGAGGACATCGAGATCGGCGGCACTCTGGTCCACGCCGGCGAAGGGCTGATCCTCAACTTGCCCGCCGCCAACCGCGACCCGGCCTTCCTCGAGGACGCCGACACCCTCGACATCGATCGCAGCACCCGCGGGCATATGGCCTTCGGTTACGGCGTCCACCAATGCCTCGGCCAGACCCTCGCCCGCGCCGAACTGGAGATCGCACTGCCCACCCTGCTGCGCCGCTTGCCGAACCTGCGCCTCGCCGTGCCCCTGGAGGAAATCCGGTTCAAGGGCGATATGAACGTCTACGGCGTCCATGAGCTCCCGGTCGAGTGGTGA
- a CDS encoding amidohydrolase family protein — MIVVDAQVHPFAANTPERPWAREMPEAVHLPEVTGDQMVAAMKEVGVDRAIAVSPVRVYDFDAGYAEEVYRDHPDRFRLVTPVHALAPNAVSRIEQWAETPGAVGIRLLFELMQMSPDDPAVAAAVHAAIDADLTINISCWGRLGIMDAMAKKFPEARFALDHLGMAQSVEPPAPKDPFAEIETVLALAEYPNVNIKVTGVCTVSHEPYPYKDLWEPVGRVISAFGVDRCMWGTDWTRATMFLTYEHGLSAFRDQWPMSEADKEKFLGGTALRVYNWDRY, encoded by the coding sequence ATGATCGTCGTTGATGCCCAGGTCCATCCGTTCGCGGCCAACACACCCGAGCGGCCATGGGCGCGCGAAATGCCGGAGGCGGTGCACCTGCCCGAGGTCACCGGCGATCAGATGGTCGCGGCGATGAAAGAAGTCGGCGTCGACCGCGCGATTGCCGTCTCGCCGGTGCGTGTCTACGACTTCGACGCCGGCTACGCCGAAGAGGTCTACCGCGACCACCCGGACCGATTCCGGCTGGTCACCCCGGTCCACGCGCTGGCTCCGAACGCCGTGTCGCGCATCGAGCAGTGGGCGGAAACCCCTGGCGCCGTTGGCATCCGACTGCTGTTCGAGTTGATGCAGATGTCGCCTGACGACCCTGCCGTCGCCGCCGCCGTCCACGCGGCGATCGATGCCGATCTCACCATCAACATCTCGTGCTGGGGCCGGCTCGGGATCATGGACGCGATGGCGAAGAAGTTCCCCGAGGCCCGTTTCGCCCTCGACCACCTCGGCATGGCCCAGAGCGTCGAGCCGCCCGCGCCCAAGGATCCGTTCGCCGAAATCGAGACGGTCCTCGCCTTGGCGGAGTACCCCAACGTCAATATCAAGGTGACCGGCGTATGCACCGTGTCGCATGAGCCGTACCCCTACAAGGACCTTTGGGAGCCCGTCGGCCGGGTGATCAGCGCCTTCGGCGTCGACCGGTGTATGTGGGGCACCGACTGGACCCGCGCCACCATGTTCCTCACCTACGAGCACGGCCTCAGCGCGTTCCGCGACCAGTGGCCCATGTCCGAGGCCGACAAGGAGAAGTTCCTCGGTGGCACCGCGCTGCGGGTCTACAACTGGGACCGGTACTGA
- a CDS encoding response regulator transcription factor has translation MDRTRNSGRHPAAQHHRRLIVRHDSERNTQAKPAAGSAMLRPAAGRRLIDRYHASDQGKTLAAQARFERLTPRERDVLKLLAEGETNADIATHLSMRESTVKAHISRILTVLEVTNRVQAALVARDANIACPPRCRSIETVMACRADPPAARYAEISTGPSCRPAARCHRGTSPCRPRTWATGRGTR, from the coding sequence ATGGACCGAACGCGAAATTCCGGTCGTCATCCTGCGGCCCAGCACCACCGGCGACTGATCGTCCGGCACGACAGCGAGCGAAACACGCAAGCCAAACCGGCCGCGGGCTCTGCCATGCTCCGCCCCGCCGCCGGGCGCCGTCTCATCGATCGCTACCACGCGAGCGACCAGGGCAAAACCCTTGCGGCACAAGCTCGATTCGAACGGCTCACACCTCGTGAACGGGATGTACTGAAGCTACTCGCAGAAGGCGAGACCAACGCCGATATCGCCACCCACCTCAGCATGCGGGAGAGCACTGTCAAGGCCCACATCAGCCGCATCCTGACGGTATTGGAAGTCACCAACCGCGTCCAAGCCGCTCTGGTGGCGCGCGACGCGAACATCGCATGCCCGCCTCGGTGCCGCAGCATCGAGACGGTCATGGCTTGTCGCGCAGACCCACCGGCGGCGCGCTACGCCGAGATCAGTACCGGTCCCAGTTGTAGACCCGCAGCGCGGTGCCACCGAGGAACTTCTCCTTGTCGGCCTCGGACATGGGCCACTGGTCGCGGAACGCGCTGA
- a CDS encoding nitroreductase family deazaflavin-dependent oxidoreductase produces the protein MTATPPPRPKQLDSPVLPKIFKYLGKTQVWVYKHTGGRIGGKWRVGAGFRKPVPTLLLEHRGRKTGTIYTTPLLYITDGDDTVIVASQGGLPKHPQWYQNLRADPDAHIQIGRNRYAVHASTADSHQRARLWPLLVDAYADFDTYQAWTEREIPVVILRPSTTGD, from the coding sequence ATGACAGCCACACCGCCACCACGCCCGAAACAACTCGACTCGCCCGTGCTGCCCAAGATCTTCAAATACCTTGGCAAAACCCAAGTTTGGGTCTACAAACACACCGGCGGACGCATCGGCGGAAAGTGGCGGGTCGGTGCCGGGTTCCGCAAACCCGTGCCGACGCTGCTGCTCGAACATCGTGGGCGCAAAACCGGGACCATCTACACCACGCCCCTGCTCTATATCACCGATGGCGACGATACGGTCATCGTCGCATCGCAGGGCGGGCTGCCCAAACATCCGCAGTGGTACCAGAATCTGCGCGCCGACCCCGACGCCCACATCCAGATCGGCCGCAACCGGTACGCGGTGCACGCCAGCACGGCAGACTCACACCAACGCGCGCGCCTCTGGCCACTGCTGGTCGACGCTTACGCCGACTTCGACACCTACCAAGCATGGACCGAACGCGAAATTCCGGTCGTCATCCTGCGGCCCAGCACCACCGGCGACTGA
- a CDS encoding aromatic ring-hydroxylating dioxygenase subunit alpha, with protein MTSPTASESAGLTEDLTRRALRLVLDRTTDMAESTLRVPLHYYRDPKITEVEETQILRRTPLAIVPTAQIPQPNDYVVRTVLGDSLLVTRDRAGTAHVLLNYCRHRGAQPACGSGNATRFTCPYHAWTYKNTGELAGVPGKEGFTGMDRGGYGLVELPSQERHGFVWAVLSAEGSIDIDAHLGAMGPELAQLDYATYGYHDDREFVSEVSWKGALEAFAESYHFPFVHGESVIGQNTVANTSTHDTFGRHHRMGFPFNWISNLDTDPGGTWDPLMNMGVIYWIYPNLILANSPVGVEILDMLPAGAPTRCAVRHSWMAKIPATSDEQRTVYDEIYSQVHAAVRDEDFAMLPQCGEGVRHGQHDHMLIGRNEIGVQHMIKTFAAELGVALD; from the coding sequence ATGACGAGCCCTACTGCTTCCGAATCCGCCGGCCTGACCGAGGATCTGACACGACGTGCACTGCGCCTGGTCCTCGACCGGACCACCGACATGGCCGAATCCACGCTGCGTGTGCCGCTGCACTACTACCGCGATCCGAAGATCACCGAGGTAGAAGAGACCCAGATCTTGCGCCGCACGCCGCTGGCGATCGTGCCGACAGCACAGATTCCGCAGCCGAACGACTATGTGGTGCGCACTGTGCTGGGCGATTCGTTGCTGGTTACCCGCGACCGCGCGGGCACAGCGCATGTGTTGTTGAACTACTGCCGCCACCGTGGTGCGCAACCGGCGTGCGGGTCGGGTAACGCCACCCGCTTCACCTGCCCCTATCACGCGTGGACTTACAAGAACACCGGGGAACTGGCCGGAGTGCCGGGTAAGGAGGGGTTCACGGGAATGGACCGCGGCGGCTATGGGCTGGTGGAGTTGCCCAGTCAAGAACGTCACGGTTTCGTGTGGGCAGTCCTCTCAGCGGAAGGCTCGATCGATATCGACGCCCACCTCGGCGCGATGGGACCTGAACTGGCGCAACTGGATTACGCGACCTACGGCTACCACGACGACCGAGAATTCGTGTCCGAGGTCAGCTGGAAGGGAGCGCTAGAGGCGTTCGCCGAGAGCTACCACTTCCCGTTCGTCCACGGCGAGAGCGTGATCGGACAGAACACCGTGGCCAACACCTCCACGCACGACACCTTCGGCCGCCACCATCGCATGGGCTTTCCGTTCAACTGGATCAGCAACCTCGACACCGACCCGGGTGGCACCTGGGATCCTCTGATGAACATGGGCGTCATCTACTGGATCTATCCCAACCTGATCCTGGCCAACAGCCCGGTCGGTGTCGAGATCCTCGACATGCTGCCCGCCGGTGCTCCGACCCGATGCGCCGTGCGCCACAGTTGGATGGCCAAGATCCCTGCCACCAGCGACGAGCAACGCACGGTCTACGACGAGATCTACTCCCAGGTCCACGCCGCGGTACGCGACGAGGATTTCGCCATGCTGCCCCAGTGCGGTGAAGGCGTACGCCACGGCCAACACGACCACATGCTCATCGGCCGCAACGAGATCGGCGTCCAGCACATGATCAAGACCTTCGCCGCCGAACTGGGCGTCGCCCTGGACTGA
- a CDS encoding TetR/AcrR family transcriptional regulator encodes MRTHGWSGTAPADDTEAIERILTAARTAIQRSGGEFTMAEIARDLGVTRQTVYRYFANAETLLAATALAESGRFLDILAAHLDQIPDPADAVVEGIAYTLECLPDDRYLGLLLTPARSGTFSAGVTSDTALAFGRSILERFAVDWDQAGIDSVRLDELVEHMLRIVQSFVLDPGRPPRRGAELRAYLTTWVAPAVRNLQPERQQERP; translated from the coding sequence ATGCGCACACACGGATGGTCGGGGACCGCCCCGGCCGATGACACCGAGGCCATCGAGCGCATCCTTACTGCCGCCCGCACTGCCATACAACGCTCCGGCGGGGAGTTCACCATGGCCGAGATCGCTCGCGACCTCGGCGTCACCCGCCAGACTGTCTACCGGTACTTCGCCAATGCCGAAACCCTTCTCGCCGCCACCGCCCTGGCCGAGTCGGGACGGTTCCTCGACATTCTCGCCGCCCACCTCGACCAGATCCCCGATCCGGCCGACGCCGTGGTCGAAGGCATCGCCTACACCCTCGAATGCCTCCCCGACGACCGCTACCTCGGCCTGTTGCTCACCCCTGCCCGCTCCGGCACCTTCTCCGCAGGCGTCACCTCCGACACCGCGCTCGCCTTCGGTCGTTCCATCCTCGAACGCTTTGCTGTCGACTGGGACCAGGCGGGCATCGACAGCGTCCGTCTCGATGAGCTCGTCGAACACATGCTTCGCATCGTCCAGTCCTTCGTCCTCGACCCCGGACGACCTCCCCGCCGCGGTGCCGAACTCCGCGCGTACCTGACCACTTGGGTCGCGCCTGCAGTGCGCAACCTCCAACCGGAGCGTCAACAAGAACGGCCGTGA
- a CDS encoding nuclear transport factor 2 family protein — protein MFGRSQLDAFSPPALRFYQLLDNYYRIVDRSAGLAAGIHAGAAGRDSPTINSGRRVGTAVDPQTLQAINAIESLKARYYRSLDTKDWSTFGSVLAGDIDVDTTAVGGDRVRGASNHVAALQTDYGNTVTVHHGHMPEIEITAADTATGTWAVQVQLVRPDGRRLLSSGHDHDSYAIRDGRWVITGMKSTRLQADRP, from the coding sequence TTGTTCGGCCGCAGTCAGCTTGACGCCTTTTCGCCGCCAGCACTAAGATTCTATCAACTATTAGATAACTACTATCGAATAGTCGATAGATCTGCTGGCCTGGCGGCCGGGATTCATGCTGGTGCCGCAGGACGCGATAGCCCGACGATCAATTCAGGAAGGCGAGTGGGAACAGCGGTGGATCCGCAAACATTGCAGGCGATCAATGCGATCGAGTCACTCAAGGCGCGCTATTACCGCAGTCTCGATACCAAGGACTGGTCCACATTCGGCTCCGTCCTCGCCGGGGACATCGACGTGGATACGACGGCGGTAGGTGGTGACCGTGTCCGGGGAGCGTCGAACCACGTGGCCGCGCTGCAAACCGATTACGGCAACACGGTGACGGTCCATCACGGACATATGCCCGAAATCGAGATCACCGCTGCGGACACGGCGACCGGAACGTGGGCAGTGCAGGTGCAGCTGGTCAGGCCGGACGGCAGGCGCTTGCTGTCGTCCGGACACGATCACGACAGCTACGCCATTCGCGATGGCCGGTGGGTGATCACGGGCATGAAATCGACTCGCCTGCAGGCGGACCGGCCATGA
- a CDS encoding nuclear transport factor 2 family protein → MTYTQRTFMVGSGATTFGPAHVELGRGFADPGDASAKARVEPASAVAAVHAIKQLKARYFRAIDAKDWDLLKQQVTADVVIDTTASAGIRTTGADAFIAYLQATIGPAQTVHQGHMPEIEVRTPTTATGVWAMEDLLIWPDNIRGSGSGHCHETYLLAGDRWLISSSTLTRLWLDPAAAQRLFQNRPRRSWIGRWPALLRRRR, encoded by the coding sequence ATGACCTATACGCAACGAACCTTCATGGTCGGGTCCGGCGCGACAACCTTCGGTCCGGCTCACGTGGAGCTGGGACGTGGATTCGCGGATCCCGGTGACGCGTCGGCGAAAGCTCGCGTGGAACCCGCCTCCGCAGTCGCCGCGGTCCACGCGATCAAACAGCTCAAGGCGCGCTATTTCCGGGCGATAGATGCCAAAGACTGGGATCTGCTCAAACAGCAGGTAACGGCCGACGTCGTAATCGATACGACAGCCTCCGCCGGAATCCGGACGACAGGTGCGGACGCCTTCATCGCTTATCTCCAGGCCACCATCGGTCCCGCCCAGACCGTCCATCAGGGGCACATGCCCGAAATCGAGGTGCGGACACCGACCACCGCGACCGGTGTGTGGGCGATGGAGGATCTGCTGATCTGGCCCGACAATATCCGAGGCAGTGGATCGGGACACTGCCACGAAACCTACTTACTCGCCGGTGATCGCTGGCTTATCAGCAGCTCCACACTCACTCGGCTCTGGCTCGACCCCGCCGCGGCGCAGAGACTGTTTCAGAACCGGCCACGTCGGTCGTGGATCGGCCGGTGGCCGGCACTCTTGCGCCGGCGTCGATGA
- a CDS encoding dihydrodipicolinate reductase, translated as MVQWATGNVGRPALRALIEHPTLTLVGVHTHTQDKVGTDAGRLCQLPTDTGITATGDIAEIIELGADCVVYTPRVFDIDTVCRLLATGTNIVTTHGMFHHPASMDEALYARVEAACWSGGASIHSTGHSPGFITETMPIALGSIQRRLDRMTIDEYTDLTHSETPWTLLGMGFGISQAAFEPHRLIQARRAIGPSLRLAADAFGPPLDAIDVRGELATANRDVQVGAAVFRKGTVVAQRITVSGTRRGQPLLQFRSTRYCSTDTDSDWSLRPTGWHISVEGDTPLELDLRPGDASIQAHAASPTYAANRAVNTIPYLCAAPPGIRTAIDLPPIAAALW; from the coding sequence GTGGTCCAGTGGGCCACCGGGAATGTCGGCCGACCCGCTCTGCGCGCCCTCATCGAACACCCGACCCTCACACTTGTCGGGGTCCATACCCACACCCAGGACAAGGTCGGCACCGATGCGGGCCGGCTCTGCCAACTGCCGACAGACACCGGGATCACCGCCACCGGCGATATCGCCGAAATCATCGAGTTGGGTGCCGATTGCGTGGTCTACACACCGCGCGTCTTCGACATCGACACCGTCTGCCGACTACTGGCCACCGGCACGAATATCGTGACCACCCACGGCATGTTCCATCATCCGGCCAGCATGGATGAAGCCCTGTACGCACGCGTGGAGGCGGCATGCTGGTCCGGCGGAGCCTCGATCCACAGCACCGGCCACAGTCCCGGCTTCATCACCGAAACCATGCCCATCGCACTCGGCTCGATCCAACGACGTCTGGACCGCATGACGATCGACGAATACACCGACCTCACCCACTCCGAAACCCCATGGACCCTGCTCGGTATGGGCTTCGGCATAAGCCAAGCGGCCTTCGAGCCGCACCGGCTGATCCAGGCGCGCCGAGCAATCGGCCCGTCCCTGCGCCTGGCCGCCGACGCTTTCGGTCCGCCACTCGACGCGATCGACGTCCGCGGCGAACTCGCCACCGCGAACCGAGACGTTCAGGTCGGCGCCGCCGTATTCCGTAAGGGAACCGTTGTCGCACAACGGATCACCGTCTCCGGCACACGCCGCGGCCAACCGCTGCTGCAGTTCCGCTCGACCCGCTACTGCAGCACCGACACCGACTCCGACTGGTCACTACGCCCGACCGGATGGCATATCTCGGTCGAGGGCGACACACCCCTCGAGCTCGACCTGCGGCCCGGGGACGCGTCGATCCAGGCGCATGCGGCATCACCGACCTACGCGGCCAACCGCGCCGTCAACACCATCCCCTACCTATGTGCCGCACCACCGGGCATCCGCACCGCCATAGATCTGCCACCCATTGCCGCGGCACTGTGGTGA